In the genome of Metabacillus litoralis, the window TGCTACAGGATTTAAAGGATCGTTATGAAGCAATCGGTGGAATTTCTCCATTAGCTAAAATTACATTAGAGCAAGCAGAAAAGCTTGAACAACATCTAAATAGCATACAAGATGAAATAGAATTTAAAATGTACCTTGGCTTAAAACATATCGAGCCATTCGTTGAGGACGCTGTAAAACAGATGCATGAGGATGGAATCACAGAAGCTGTGAGTATTGTATTAGCACCTCACTTCTCAACATTTAGTGTAAAGTCCTACAATGGACGAGCGAAGGAAGAGGCTGAAAAGCTTGGTGGATTAACCATTACATCAGTCGAAAGCTGGTATAAAGAGCCTAAATTTATCAGCTATTGGGCAGATCAACTCAAGGAAACATACAGCAGCATGACTGAAGAAGAAAGAAACTCTTCTGTTCTTGTCGTTTCTGCACACAGTCTTCCAGAAAAGATTATTGCAAATGGAGATCCATATCCACAGCAGCTTCAAGAAACAGCTGATTTAATTGCGGAAGCTGCTGGTATTAAGAAATATGTAACAGGCTGGCAAAGTGCTGGTAACACTCCAGAGCCTTGGTTAGGGCCAGATGTTCAAGATCTTACTAGAGATTTATACGAAGAA includes:
- the hemH gene encoding ferrochelatase; protein product: MSKKKMGLLVMAYGTPYKEEDIERYYTHIRHGRKPAPEMLQDLKDRYEAIGGISPLAKITLEQAEKLEQHLNSIQDEIEFKMYLGLKHIEPFVEDAVKQMHEDGITEAVSIVLAPHFSTFSVKSYNGRAKEEAEKLGGLTITSVESWYKEPKFISYWADQLKETYSSMTEEERNSSVLVVSAHSLPEKIIANGDPYPQQLQETADLIAEAAGIKKYVTGWQSAGNTPEPWLGPDVQDLTRDLYEEGYRTFVYVPVGFVADHLEVLYDNDYECKVITDELGAGYYRPEMPNAKPEFIDCLSTVVLKHLNESN